The following coding sequences are from one Shewanella violacea DSS12 window:
- the era gene encoding GTPase Era, giving the protein MSKKKAPAANEAASSNEPSLDDLLAQMNNPSSGAKYDVTYCGMVAIVGRPNVGKSTLLNKLLGQKISITSKKPQTTRHRIMGIHTVAERQVVFIDTPGLHMEEKRAINRLMNRAAASSLAEVSLVVFVVDGMTWTEDDDLVLRKLQSRDDGRKTVLAVNKVDNIKNKEELFPYLEALSKKFPFDEILPISATKGTNVQRILDMSIESLPESPHFFPEDYVTDRSQKFMASEIVREKLMRFLGDELPYDCTVEIEQFKMMENGVYQINALVLVERETQKRMVIGNKGDRIKKISSAARVDMEVMFDNKVFLEMWVKVKSGWADDERALRSLGYGED; this is encoded by the coding sequence ATGAGTAAGAAAAAAGCGCCAGCAGCCAATGAAGCAGCCTCAAGTAACGAGCCTAGCTTAGACGACCTGTTAGCCCAGATGAATAACCCTTCATCAGGAGCAAAATACGATGTCACCTATTGTGGCATGGTCGCCATTGTTGGCCGCCCGAATGTGGGTAAATCGACCCTGCTGAATAAGCTACTGGGTCAGAAGATCAGTATTACCTCGAAGAAGCCGCAAACTACCCGTCATCGCATTATGGGGATCCACACTGTAGCCGAGCGTCAAGTCGTCTTTATCGACACGCCTGGTCTGCATATGGAAGAGAAACGCGCCATCAACCGTTTGATGAACCGCGCAGCAGCGAGCTCATTAGCCGAAGTCAGTTTGGTTGTCTTCGTCGTCGATGGCATGACCTGGACCGAAGATGATGACCTAGTTTTACGTAAATTACAGAGCCGTGATGATGGTCGTAAAACAGTTCTTGCGGTAAACAAGGTCGATAACATCAAGAATAAAGAGGAGTTATTCCCTTATCTTGAAGCGTTATCGAAGAAGTTTCCTTTCGATGAGATCTTACCTATCTCGGCGACAAAGGGCACTAACGTGCAGCGCATCTTAGACATGTCTATCGAGTCTCTGCCTGAATCGCCGCATTTCTTCCCAGAAGACTATGTCACCGACAGATCACAGAAGTTTATGGCGTCAGAAATTGTCCGTGAGAAACTGATGCGTTTCTTAGGGGATGAGCTGCCATACGATTGTACCGTCGAAATCGAGCAGTTTAAGATGATGGAAAATGGTGTCTATCAGATTAATGCCCTAGTGCTAGTTGAGCGTGAAACTCAGAAGCGCATGGTCATCGGCAACAAGGGTGATCGCATCAAGAAGATCAGCTCTGCCGCTCGTGTGGATATGGAAGTCATGTTCGATAACAAGGTTTTTCTCGAGATGTGGGTCAAGGTCAAGTCTGGTTGGGCCGATGATGAACGTGCACTTCGTAGCTTAGGCTATGGCGAAGATTAA
- the recO gene encoding DNA repair protein RecO codes for MERGYVLHTRPFKDSSVLVNMLVDGHGRVDCVARLGSGKTSIKSILQPFQPLIFQLSGRTSLRNMNSVEAGSPAIPLSGEISFSGFYLNELLVRCIAVDHGAESLFFTYHKTLMAMAAGFCESQLRYFELSLLKELGLMPTLRTDLGQDPIEADYYYRLLPDEGFVNALGPKTSHYSGEMLLALDEHRLEARHLKQAKYLMRLMLAPCLGDKPLKSRALFRYKTASPLPK; via the coding sequence ATGGAGCGCGGCTACGTACTCCATACGCGTCCCTTCAAAGACTCCAGTGTGCTAGTCAATATGCTGGTCGATGGTCATGGACGAGTAGATTGTGTCGCTCGCCTCGGCAGCGGTAAGACCTCCATTAAAAGCATATTGCAACCTTTCCAACCGCTGATCTTTCAGCTGTCCGGCCGCACATCCCTGAGAAATATGAACAGTGTAGAGGCGGGGAGTCCAGCTATTCCGCTCTCGGGTGAGATTAGTTTTTCCGGCTTCTATCTCAATGAACTATTGGTTCGCTGCATCGCCGTGGATCATGGCGCCGAATCGCTGTTTTTTACCTACCACAAGACCTTGATGGCCATGGCTGCGGGTTTCTGTGAGAGTCAGTTACGCTATTTTGAATTAAGCCTGCTTAAAGAGCTAGGACTTATGCCGACGCTCAGAACCGACCTTGGCCAAGATCCCATAGAGGCAGATTACTATTATCGTTTACTGCCCGACGAAGGCTTTGTCAATGCCCTGGGTCCCAAGACATCTCATTACAGTGGCGAGATGTTATTGGCATTGGATGAGCATAGATTAGAAGCTAGGCATCTAAAACAAGCCAAATACCTGATGCGTTTGATGTTAGCACCTTGTTTGGGGGATAAACCGCTTAAATCTAGGGCACTATTTAGATATAAAACCGCATCTCCTTTACCTAAGTAG
- the rnc gene encoding ribonuclease III produces the protein MEPIKNIPRLCRTLGYQFTQQAHLDQALTHRSASSKHNERLEFLGDSILSIIISDALYHQFPKVTEGDLSRMRATLVCGKMLAEIGFEFKLGDYLKLGPGELKSGGFRRESIIADGVEAIIGAIYLDADLETCRARVLSWYESRLAIIEPINQKDPKTLLQELLQGFKKPLPVYKVTDIKGEAHAQTFTVECSVEELKKPLVGVASSRRKAEQIAAAQVLELIKK, from the coding sequence ATGGAACCGATTAAAAATATCCCGCGTCTATGCAGGACTTTAGGCTATCAATTTACCCAACAAGCGCATTTAGATCAGGCACTGACTCATAGAAGTGCCTCTAGCAAGCATAATGAACGTCTAGAGTTTCTAGGTGATTCGATCTTGTCTATTATTATATCTGATGCGCTATATCACCAATTTCCCAAGGTGACTGAAGGCGACCTTAGCCGCATGCGAGCTACACTTGTTTGCGGCAAGATGCTGGCGGAAATTGGGTTTGAGTTTAAACTTGGAGACTATCTTAAGTTAGGCCCAGGTGAACTTAAAAGTGGTGGGTTCAGGCGTGAGTCGATCATTGCCGATGGGGTAGAGGCCATCATAGGTGCTATCTATCTCGATGCCGATTTGGAGACCTGTCGAGCTCGAGTTCTGAGCTGGTATGAGTCACGCTTGGCAATCATAGAGCCTATTAATCAGAAAGATCCCAAGACCTTGCTACAAGAGTTGTTGCAAGGTTTTAAGAAGCCTCTGCCAGTTTACAAAGTGACAGATATTAAAGGTGAGGCACATGCACAGACCTTCACGGTCGAGTGTAGCGTCGAAGAGTTGAAGAAACCCCTTGTTGGGGTTGCAAGTTCACGAAGAAAAGCTGAGCAGATTGCCGCTGCACAGGTTTTGGAGTTAATCAAAAAATGA
- a CDS encoding HlyD family type I secretion periplasmic adaptor subunit, with the protein MSAWGILKDAWKNRDKLGDGNTSRDLAAFLPAALEIQETPPNPLARKLGWSLLVLLVIAIIWACLGEVNIVASAEGKIIPSSKVKLIQPLEKSVVKNILVREGQYVHKGQLLIELDSTLTTADEKRLSGELHSARLSLAGSQALLVMLTQDANDTNIALASLAFPNVPNASQIELDLHKRLLWQQWLQFRAQWQMLQSNLLQKQAEQAASNEVIAKLEQILPIITKRANTMKGLHSQNYASENDYLALEQERIQYTHDLAAERQRLKQLQASESEVRQQLNTLKAQTSVTELTKIPQIQQQIASLKEELAKAVDRNSKQVLYAPVSGQVQELSIGTVGGVVTEAQQLMLIVPDEVQLDVEVFLENKDIGFVREQMLAEIKIHTFPFTKYGIIDGEVISISDDATVDEQRGLIYGMRLKMKQSTIMVDGKEIKLMPGMAVTAEVQTGKRRIIEFFMAPLLRYRQESIRER; encoded by the coding sequence ATGAGTGCCTGGGGAATACTAAAAGATGCATGGAAAAATCGTGACAAGTTGGGCGATGGCAATACTAGTCGAGACTTAGCCGCGTTTCTACCTGCAGCGCTTGAAATTCAAGAAACACCGCCAAACCCGCTTGCGCGTAAGTTAGGCTGGAGTTTGCTTGTTCTTCTGGTTATTGCAATTATTTGGGCCTGTTTAGGTGAGGTCAATATTGTCGCCTCGGCTGAAGGTAAAATTATCCCAAGTTCTAAAGTGAAGTTGATCCAGCCTTTAGAAAAATCGGTAGTGAAAAACATCTTAGTACGTGAAGGCCAATATGTGCACAAAGGTCAGCTACTAATTGAGTTAGACAGCACCTTAACAACCGCCGATGAGAAGCGCCTAAGTGGTGAACTGCACAGTGCTCGTCTGAGCCTAGCGGGTAGTCAAGCGCTGTTAGTTATGCTAACGCAAGATGCCAATGACACCAATATAGCTTTAGCTTCACTGGCTTTCCCCAATGTGCCTAATGCGTCTCAAATCGAACTCGATCTACATAAGCGGCTTTTGTGGCAGCAATGGCTGCAATTTCGCGCCCAATGGCAGATGCTGCAGAGTAATCTTTTGCAAAAACAAGCAGAGCAAGCTGCCAGTAATGAGGTGATAGCTAAGCTCGAACAAATATTGCCTATTATCACTAAGCGTGCTAACACAATGAAGGGCTTGCACAGTCAAAATTATGCTTCGGAAAACGACTATTTAGCACTCGAGCAAGAGCGCATTCAATACACTCACGACTTAGCCGCCGAGCGCCAGAGACTTAAGCAATTACAAGCATCAGAATCGGAAGTCAGACAGCAACTTAACACTTTAAAGGCGCAGACTTCGGTCACCGAGTTGACCAAAATACCGCAGATCCAACAACAAATAGCCTCGTTGAAAGAGGAGTTGGCCAAGGCCGTCGATCGTAATAGTAAACAGGTTTTATATGCGCCAGTGTCTGGCCAAGTGCAAGAGTTAAGCATAGGGACCGTAGGTGGAGTGGTGACCGAAGCGCAGCAGCTCATGTTAATCGTACCTGATGAAGTGCAACTCGATGTCGAAGTGTTCTTAGAGAATAAAGACATTGGTTTCGTACGCGAGCAGATGCTAGCCGAGATAAAAATTCATACCTTCCCCTTTACTAAATACGGGATTATTGATGGTGAAGTGATCTCGATATCAGATGACGCCACCGTCGATGAGCAGCGCGGCTTAATCTATGGTATGCGCCTCAAAATGAAACAGAGCACCATCATGGTTGATGGCAAAGAGATAAAGCTGATGCCCGGTATGGCTGTTACCGCCGAAGTACAAACGGGCAAGCGACGAATTATCGAGTTCTTTATGGCGCCGTTACTTAGGTATAGGCAAGAGAGTATTAGGGAACGTTAA
- the acpS gene encoding holo-ACP synthase — protein MIVGLGTDIAEIERIEQKVPAAGDLDGLAQCRLAKRVLTGTEMAIFIASSKPGRYLAKRFAAKEAAAKALGTGIGRGVSFQHIEISNDANGAPLVSFSGGAAERLALLGGVRGHISIADEKHYATATVILES, from the coding sequence ATGATTGTTGGTCTAGGCACAGATATCGCCGAGATTGAACGTATCGAGCAAAAAGTACCAGCTGCTGGTGACCTTGACGGCTTGGCTCAGTGCCGTTTAGCCAAACGCGTGCTTACCGGAACTGAAATGGCGATTTTTATCGCCTCATCAAAACCCGGACGTTATCTGGCCAAACGCTTCGCCGCCAAGGAAGCAGCTGCCAAAGCTTTAGGCACAGGCATAGGCCGGGGCGTCTCATTTCAGCATATCGAGATAAGCAATGACGCCAATGGCGCTCCACTGGTGAGTTTCAGCGGCGGCGCGGCAGAAAGACTGGCACTGCTTGGTGGTGTGAGAGGGCATATATCTATTGCCGATGAGAAGCACTATGCTACTGCAACAGTGATTCTGGAATCTTGA
- a CDS encoding B12-binding domain-containing radical SAM protein — protein MTVLLMTPPMTQLNTPYPATAYLTGFLRSRGYEAVQRDPAIELFLEMMTAPALEIIRQHVEENFEHFEDDELPEVIFSFLADFDRYHQTVELAIRFLQGKDPSLALRINSRRFLPEGPAFDTIAQMEAVSGDVMQAAFGNLGVQDKAKYLATLFINDLSQVITQGVDPYFEVSRYGEKLAAANPSFDNLYDTLMGEPSFSSEILEQLVEQYLEETQPSVVALTVPFPGNMLGALRIAQTCKAINPDIPIVMGGGFINTELRALKDTRVFEFVDFICLDDGERPFITLLEYFAGQLEIESLVRTYFLAEDENGQAYVHFNENAQLHDIPQSEVGAPIYDGLPLSEYLSLCEMLNPMHRIWSDGRWNKLTIAHGCYWRKCSFCDVSLDYIDRYDTAGADILVDRIEELIEETGQTGFHFVDEALPPKTLFALAKRLIERKVVISWWGNIRFERTFSEARCQLLADSGCIAVSGGLEVASDRLLKLMKKGVSVERVGNVTKAFSNAGILVHAYLMYGFPTQTEQETIDSLEMVRQMMEQGCFQSAYWHRFVATIHSPIGMNPEKFGITLAERPEILFAENDVDFTDPTGVDHEMLGEGLRKAIYNYMHGIGFDQPMSFWFDQPVTRTKMKKDLISKAVNNLIACSEE, from the coding sequence ATGACCGTTCTTCTAATGACCCCACCTATGACCCAGCTGAATACGCCCTATCCGGCAACAGCGTATTTAACTGGTTTCTTACGCTCTAGAGGCTATGAGGCGGTTCAGCGAGATCCTGCTATTGAGCTTTTCCTCGAAATGATGACAGCGCCTGCACTGGAGATTATTCGTCAGCATGTGGAAGAAAACTTCGAGCACTTTGAAGACGATGAGCTGCCTGAGGTGATCTTTAGTTTCCTGGCTGACTTTGACCGTTATCATCAGACAGTTGAGCTTGCGATTCGCTTTTTGCAGGGCAAAGATCCCAGCCTTGCACTGCGTATTAACTCCCGTCGTTTTTTACCAGAAGGCCCAGCGTTTGACACTATTGCTCAAATGGAAGCCGTATCTGGCGATGTGATGCAAGCGGCCTTTGGCAATCTAGGCGTACAAGATAAAGCCAAATATCTAGCAACTCTGTTTATTAATGACCTGTCTCAGGTCATTACTCAGGGGGTTGATCCCTATTTTGAAGTGAGCCGTTATGGTGAGAAATTAGCAGCGGCCAACCCAAGCTTTGACAACCTCTACGATACCTTGATGGGTGAACCTAGTTTCAGCTCGGAAATTTTAGAACAATTGGTCGAGCAGTATTTGGAAGAAACTCAACCTAGCGTAGTCGCCTTAACCGTGCCTTTTCCCGGTAATATGCTGGGAGCCTTACGTATAGCGCAAACCTGTAAAGCCATCAATCCTGATATACCCATAGTGATGGGCGGTGGTTTTATCAATACCGAGCTGCGTGCGTTGAAGGACACGCGAGTTTTTGAGTTTGTCGATTTTATCTGTCTGGACGACGGCGAACGTCCTTTTATAACCTTGCTGGAATACTTTGCAGGACAACTTGAGATAGAGTCTCTGGTGCGAACCTATTTCCTCGCAGAGGATGAAAATGGCCAAGCATACGTACACTTCAATGAAAATGCTCAGCTCCATGATATTCCACAAAGCGAAGTCGGTGCACCAATATACGATGGCCTGCCATTGAGTGAATACCTGTCTTTGTGTGAAATGCTCAATCCCATGCACCGTATTTGGAGCGATGGACGCTGGAATAAACTGACCATAGCTCATGGCTGTTACTGGCGTAAATGCAGCTTTTGCGATGTCAGTCTGGACTATATCGACCGCTACGATACCGCTGGAGCCGATATTCTGGTGGATAGAATCGAGGAACTCATCGAAGAAACCGGACAGACAGGTTTCCATTTCGTCGATGAAGCCCTACCGCCAAAGACGTTATTTGCCCTAGCAAAACGGTTAATTGAGCGCAAGGTCGTGATCAGCTGGTGGGGCAATATCCGTTTTGAGAGAACGTTTAGCGAAGCGCGTTGCCAGTTGCTAGCGGATTCTGGTTGTATCGCTGTTAGCGGCGGTCTTGAAGTGGCGTCGGATCGTCTATTGAAACTGATGAAAAAAGGCGTGAGTGTTGAGCGGGTCGGCAACGTAACTAAGGCCTTCAGTAATGCAGGTATCTTGGTTCATGCCTATTTGATGTACGGTTTCCCCACACAAACCGAGCAAGAAACCATAGATTCGCTGGAGATGGTGCGTCAGATGATGGAGCAAGGTTGTTTCCAGTCCGCTTACTGGCACCGTTTTGTGGCCACGATTCACAGTCCTATTGGTATGAACCCTGAGAAGTTTGGCATCACGCTTGCTGAGCGCCCTGAGATCTTATTCGCAGAAAACGATGTGGACTTCACTGACCCAACTGGCGTGGATCATGAAATGCTTGGGGAAGGGCTGCGTAAGGCTATCTACAATTATATGCACGGTATTGGCTTTGATCAGCCGATGAGCTTCTGGTTTGATCAGCCTGTTACACGTACTAAAATGAAAAAAGACCTGATATCAAAAGCGGTTAACAATCTAATCGCCTGCAGTGAAGAATAA
- the lepB gene encoding signal peptidase I yields the protein MAAYFSLILVLVTLSSGLVWMADALLLAPKRREKLALAQAVNADISEEIAEKITRESAFVETSRSIFPVIAFVLILRSFIYEPFQIPSGSMMPTLLVGDFILVEKFSYGLKDPVWRSQLVETGKPERGDITVFKYPENPRIDYIKRVVGLPGDRIVYRNKQLYIQPACAEGETPCPELKQVTHAGVNQGEFSQDGVPLTRYTEKLGEVTHDILINPRRPDPTSYYFREGNLPVGEFIVPQGHYFMMGDNRDNSTDSRFWGFVPEENLVGKAVAIWISFEFDRSKADFLPSWIPTGVRFNRVGGIT from the coding sequence ATGGCAGCTTATTTTTCCCTCATTTTGGTACTGGTAACCTTGAGTAGTGGCCTGGTTTGGATGGCTGACGCTCTGTTACTCGCGCCTAAGCGTCGAGAGAAACTCGCTTTAGCCCAAGCAGTCAACGCGGATATTAGTGAAGAAATTGCCGAAAAAATCACCCGCGAGTCGGCGTTTGTCGAAACGTCCCGTTCTATCTTTCCGGTGATCGCATTCGTACTTATTTTGCGCTCATTTATCTATGAGCCTTTTCAGATCCCATCGGGTTCCATGATGCCAACCTTACTGGTTGGTGATTTTATCTTGGTAGAAAAGTTTAGCTATGGTTTGAAAGACCCAGTTTGGCGCAGTCAGTTAGTTGAAACAGGTAAACCTGAGCGCGGTGATATTACCGTATTCAAGTATCCGGAAAATCCTCGTATCGACTATATTAAGCGTGTCGTGGGTTTGCCTGGAGACAGAATCGTCTATCGCAATAAGCAGCTGTACATTCAGCCAGCTTGTGCAGAAGGTGAAACACCTTGTCCTGAACTAAAGCAAGTGACTCACGCCGGTGTTAATCAAGGCGAGTTTTCACAAGATGGTGTACCACTGACTCGTTATACCGAAAAGCTAGGTGAAGTGACCCATGACATCTTGATCAATCCGAGACGTCCAGATCCTACCTCTTACTACTTTCGTGAAGGCAATCTGCCAGTGGGTGAGTTTATCGTGCCCCAAGGCCATTACTTTATGATGGGTGATAACCGAGATAACAGTACCGACAGCCGTTTCTGGGGCTTCGTCCCAGAAGAGAATTTAGTGGGTAAGGCCGTGGCCATCTGGATAAGCTTCGAGTTTGACAGATCTAAGGCTGACTTCTTACCAAGCTGGATCCCAACGGGTGTCCGTTTCAATCGCGTAGGTGGAATTACTTAG
- the pdxJ gene encoding pyridoxine 5'-phosphate synthase: MSRILLGVNIDHIATLRQARGTSYPDPVHAAAVAEHAGAEGITVHLREDRRHIIDRDIYLLAKTLKTRMNFEMAVTDEMLDIACEVKPTYVCLVPEKREELTTEGGLDVAGQMGKIAAAIQRLDDVGVKVSLFIDADKAQIDAAVAVKAPLIEIHTGCYADAENEVEEAKELARIKEMATYAHSKGLIVNAGHGLHYHNVKPIAAIPELYELNIGHAIIARAVIDGLDKAVRDMKQLMNQGRRGE; the protein is encoded by the coding sequence ATGAGCCGCATCTTACTTGGCGTTAATATCGATCACATTGCAACTCTACGTCAGGCCCGTGGGACCTCATATCCCGATCCCGTTCATGCCGCAGCAGTAGCAGAGCATGCAGGCGCAGAAGGCATTACCGTGCACCTGCGAGAAGACAGACGTCATATCATAGACAGAGACATCTATCTGTTGGCAAAAACCCTCAAGACTCGGATGAATTTTGAGATGGCGGTTACCGATGAGATGCTAGACATAGCCTGTGAAGTCAAACCGACTTACGTGTGTTTAGTTCCTGAGAAACGTGAAGAGCTCACCACCGAAGGCGGACTCGATGTTGCGGGCCAAATGGGTAAGATTGCCGCTGCAATACAACGTCTCGATGATGTGGGTGTTAAAGTCTCGCTATTTATCGATGCCGATAAAGCTCAGATCGACGCTGCAGTTGCCGTGAAGGCCCCTCTGATTGAGATCCACACCGGCTGTTACGCCGATGCCGAAAACGAAGTAGAAGAGGCCAAGGAGCTTGCACGCATCAAGGAGATGGCAACCTACGCCCACTCTAAAGGCTTGATCGTCAATGCAGGCCATGGACTTCACTATCACAACGTTAAGCCAATCGCCGCTATCCCTGAGCTGTATGAGCTAAACATAGGTCACGCCATCATAGCCCGCGCCGTCATCGATGGCTTAGATAAAGCGGTAAGAGACATGAAGCAACTGATGAACCAAGGTCGCAGAGGCGAATAA
- a CDS encoding type I secretion system permease/ATPase, giving the protein MDSGLHSLVAIARFHQLPAEPEQLSHEFGISGTLFSDTEILLAAKALTLKAKQLTLSISELKNGILPAIAKDKQGGYFIIARLSSDNLSESFDPIDEQQDVSQSKAKQDNILIHDLTQGAPRTVSVDELKQRWTGELIALVRRQGFGESLQQKFDISWFIPSLVKYRKLFGEVLIASFFLQIFALVIPLFFQVVMDKVLVHRGFTTLDVLAVGFFVVVVFEAILGGIRNYTFSHTTNRIDVELGSRLFQHLLNLPLSYFESRQVGQNVARVRELDTIRNFITGTALTLVIDLLFVFVFLGVMWYYSPTLTWIVMGSIPFYILLSVFITPILRRRLDEKFKHGAANTAFLTEAITGISTVKSMAVEPQMRRKLEDHLSSYVHASFRSQNLGNIAGQIAGLINKLVTLGIIWVGAHLVIDGQISVGQLVAFNMLAGRVSGPILKLVQLWQDFQQAGISIERLGDILNTPKEPGFNPNRSRLPSLQGAITFEHVRFRYRPDGPVILNEINLQTRPGEVIGIVGRSGSGKSTITKLVQRLYIPESGRVLVDGVDLSMIDTAWLRKQIGVVLQENFLFNRTIRENIALTDPSISMERVVAAAKMAGAHEFIVELPEGYDNIVGEQGSNLSGGQRQRLAIARALIGNPRILIFDEATSALDYESERLVQDNMARICKGRTVFIIAHRLTTVRQCNRIIVMDKGRIVEQGNHDRLIAHNGYYAKLHSYQSHTPNLHPVESNQANYSQAKQVRTTAKNNRVNTSSPSAAKHSTEEKI; this is encoded by the coding sequence ATGGATTCTGGTCTTCATTCTCTTGTCGCTATAGCGCGTTTTCATCAGTTGCCAGCGGAGCCTGAGCAGCTGTCTCATGAGTTCGGTATATCGGGCACTTTATTTTCTGATACTGAAATATTGTTGGCGGCGAAAGCGCTGACCCTAAAAGCTAAGCAGCTGACTTTATCTATCTCAGAGCTTAAAAACGGTATCTTGCCTGCTATAGCTAAAGATAAGCAAGGTGGTTATTTTATAATCGCAAGATTGTCATCAGATAATCTTTCAGAGTCTTTTGATCCGATTGATGAACAACAAGACGTTAGCCAGTCTAAGGCGAAACAAGATAATATTTTGATCCATGATCTTACTCAGGGCGCGCCTCGAACTGTATCTGTTGATGAATTAAAACAGCGTTGGACGGGCGAACTGATTGCACTGGTCAGGCGTCAAGGGTTTGGTGAGAGCCTGCAGCAAAAGTTTGATATCTCTTGGTTTATTCCTTCATTAGTAAAATACCGAAAATTGTTCGGAGAGGTGCTGATTGCTTCTTTCTTTTTGCAAATTTTTGCCCTAGTCATTCCACTCTTCTTTCAAGTGGTCATGGATAAAGTTCTGGTACATCGTGGTTTCACCACTCTAGATGTGCTTGCGGTAGGTTTTTTTGTAGTGGTGGTATTTGAAGCCATATTAGGAGGGATTCGTAATTACACTTTTAGTCATACGACTAACCGGATCGATGTTGAACTAGGTTCCCGCCTTTTTCAGCATCTATTGAATTTACCTTTATCATATTTTGAGTCCAGGCAGGTCGGTCAGAATGTGGCTAGAGTCAGAGAACTTGATACCATACGTAACTTCATAACGGGGACGGCTCTAACGTTAGTGATAGACCTTCTGTTCGTTTTCGTTTTCTTAGGTGTGATGTGGTACTACAGCCCGACGCTTACCTGGATAGTGATGGGCAGTATTCCCTTCTATATTCTGTTATCTGTGTTTATAACCCCTATTTTACGACGTCGTCTCGATGAGAAGTTCAAGCATGGCGCGGCTAATACCGCTTTTTTGACCGAGGCTATTACCGGAATTAGTACCGTTAAGTCGATGGCGGTTGAACCTCAGATGCGACGTAAATTAGAAGATCACTTATCCAGTTATGTGCATGCTTCTTTTCGAAGCCAAAACCTAGGTAATATAGCTGGACAAATAGCGGGACTTATTAATAAATTGGTCACCTTAGGCATTATTTGGGTGGGGGCGCATTTAGTCATAGATGGCCAAATAAGCGTAGGTCAGCTGGTTGCATTTAATATGCTTGCGGGGCGTGTCAGTGGACCCATTCTCAAACTTGTACAGCTTTGGCAAGACTTTCAGCAGGCGGGAATATCTATCGAGCGATTGGGAGATATCTTGAATACACCAAAGGAACCTGGATTTAACCCTAACCGATCACGTCTACCTTCGTTGCAAGGTGCGATTACTTTTGAGCATGTTCGTTTCCGCTATCGACCAGATGGTCCGGTTATTCTCAATGAGATAAATCTGCAGACTCGACCAGGTGAGGTGATAGGTATTGTCGGGCGTTCCGGTTCAGGAAAAAGCACCATTACTAAGCTGGTGCAACGACTCTATATTCCCGAGTCGGGGAGAGTGCTCGTGGATGGTGTAGACCTTTCTATGATAGACACGGCCTGGCTTCGTAAACAGATTGGTGTGGTATTACAGGAGAATTTTCTGTTTAACCGTACGATACGGGAAAATATTGCCTTAACTGATCCTTCTATTTCTATGGAACGTGTAGTTGCTGCGGCCAAGATGGCAGGTGCACATGAGTTTATTGTCGAGCTACCGGAAGGGTATGACAATATTGTTGGTGAGCAAGGCAGTAATCTATCTGGGGGACAGAGGCAAAGATTGGCTATTGCCCGTGCACTAATAGGTAATCCTCGTATTTTGATTTTTGATGAAGCGACCAGTGCACTGGATTATGAGTCAGAACGCTTAGTGCAAGACAATATGGCGCGGATTTGTAAGGGGCGTACCGTGTTTATTATTGCCCACAGACTGACTACTGTTCGTCAGTGTAATCGTATTATTGTGATGGACAAGGGCCGTATCGTAGAGCAGGGAAATCATGACCGCTTAATCGCTCACAATGGTTATTACGCCAAGTTGCACAGCTATCAAAGTCATACGCCTAATCTACATCCAGTAGAATCTAATCAAGCTAACTATTCCCAAGCTAAGCAGGTAAGAACTACAGCTAAAAATAACAGGGTTAATACATCGAGCCCTTCAGCTGCTAAGCATAGCACTGAGGAGAAGATATGA